The genome window TTTATTTTGGTCTGTCTTTTGCGTTGCTGGCTCTGGCGCTGAAATTCTTTCAGGAAATCTTCCATATCCTGCCGGCGATTTTCAGCATGGAAGAGGCGACACTGATCCTCAAGCTGCTGTCGCTGGTCGATATGGCGCTGGTCGGTGGCTTGCTGGTGATGGTGATGATTTCCGGGTACGAGAATTTCGTTTCGCAGCTGGACATCAAGGATGGTACGGAGAAACTCAGCTGGCTGGGCAAGATGGATTCCAGCTCGCTGAAAATGAAAGTGGCGGCCTCGATCGTGGCCATCTCCTCGATCCATCTGCTGAAAATGTTCATGGATGCCAAGAACATCGATGACGACAAGCTGATGTGGTACGTGATCATCCACATGACCTTCGTCGCTTCGGCCTTTGCCATGGGTTATCTGGACAAGCTGACCAAGCACGAGCACTGACAGCGGTTTTGCCTGACGACGCCCGTTGCTGCAGCGACGGGCGTTTTGTTTTGTGTGTTGCCGGGGGTCGGCCCGGACGGGTCTCTGTGCTAGGCTGGCCGCCCTTTTTTGGCTCTGGAGCCGGACATGTCCGAAGTGAATCTTTCTACCGATGAAGCCCGCGTAAGTTACGGAATTGGCCGCCAGATGGGCGACCAGTTGCGCGATAACCCGCCGCCGGGCGTAAGTATCGAGACCTTGATTGCCGGTTTGCGCGATGCCTTTGCCGGGGCGCCCAGCCAGGTATCGTCGGAAGCGTTGAATGCCAGCTTTCGGGTTATCCGTGAAGTCATGCAGGCAGAAGCCGCGGCCAAGGCCGAAGCCGCCGCAGGCGCAGGTCGTGAGTATCTGGCCGAGAATGCCAAGCGGGAGGGTGTAACTGTCCTGCCGTCCGGTCTGCAGTTTGAAGTACTGGTCAGCGGTGCAGGCGCCAAGCCGGGCGCGAGCGACCATGTGCGTACCCACTACCATGGCACGCTGATCGACGGCACCGTGTTCGACAGCTCCTATGAGCGTGGCGAGCCTGCCGAGTTTCCGGTGAATGGCGTCATTCCCGGCTGGGTCGAGGCATTGCAGCTGATGAACACCGGCAGCAAGTGGCGTCTGCATGTGCCGAGCGAGCTGGCCTATGGTGGTCAGGCTGCTGGCAGCATTCCGCCGCACAGCACGCTGGTATTTGATGTCGAGCTGCTCGACATTCTCTGATTGATCGCCGGGGGCGGGCCATGGCTATGGCCTGCTCCGGCATTTACCTTTGGTGAGGGTTTCATGCGCGTCGCCAGATTGTTGCTGCCGG of Pseudomonas pohangensis contains these proteins:
- a CDS encoding TIGR00645 family protein, translating into MERFFENAMYASRWLLAPIYFGLSFALLALALKFFQEIFHILPAIFSMEEATLILKLLSLVDMALVGGLLVMVMISGYENFVSQLDIKDGTEKLSWLGKMDSSSLKMKVAASIVAISSIHLLKMFMDAKNIDDDKLMWYVIIHMTFVASAFAMGYLDKLTKHEH
- a CDS encoding FKBP-type peptidyl-prolyl cis-trans isomerase is translated as MSEVNLSTDEARVSYGIGRQMGDQLRDNPPPGVSIETLIAGLRDAFAGAPSQVSSEALNASFRVIREVMQAEAAAKAEAAAGAGREYLAENAKREGVTVLPSGLQFEVLVSGAGAKPGASDHVRTHYHGTLIDGTVFDSSYERGEPAEFPVNGVIPGWVEALQLMNTGSKWRLHVPSELAYGGQAAGSIPPHSTLVFDVELLDIL